A segment of the Corynebacterium resistens DSM 45100 genome:
GATCCCGGGCCTCACCGAAGAATCCACCTTCACCCTCACCCCAGATTCTCGCGGCACGACGGTCGCCCACACCATCAACCAGCACGGTGTCCTCACCGCCATCATCGGTGACCACGAAGCCTCGCTCGTCCCCCACAAGCGCCTGACCCGCCTCGTCCAGACCCTCAACAACTCCTCCCCACACGATATCCCCTCATGAACAAGACCATTGCCGACCACCCTGAAGAGTTCCGCTACCTGATCCTCGCCCTCCAACGGCAAGGAAACCGACAACTCAACAATCTCTTTGCACAGCTGGACCTGACCAATTCCCAAGCCGAAGCCATCGAAGTCATCGGCGCCTACGGCCCGATGAGCACTCGAGAAGTCGGCGATTACCTCGTCTGCGAATCCGGCAGCCCCAGTCGCCTGCTCACCACTCTCGCATCCAAAGGGCTGACAATAACCTCCCAGTCCACCACAGATAAACGGGCAACCCTCCACGCTCTCACGCCGGCCGGTCGTGAAATGGTTGCCGCAATCACCAATCTCAAGAAGAACTTCGACGACAG
Coding sequences within it:
- a CDS encoding SRPBCC family protein, which gives rise to MIRKILLDISNLSTWNPAFSNIGPEDSDGAHSVTIRSLMKGKLTYTQPSPDVITFHIEIPGLTEESTFTLTPDSRGTTVAHTINQHGVLTAIIGDHEASLVPHKRLTRLVQTLNNSSPHDIPS
- a CDS encoding MarR family winged helix-turn-helix transcriptional regulator is translated as MNKTIADHPEEFRYLILALQRQGNRQLNNLFAQLDLTNSQAEAIEVIGAYGPMSTREVGDYLVCESGSPSRLLTTLASKGLTITSQSTTDKRATLHALTPAGREMVAAITNLKKNFDDSIGDALTHALSAHPEDILTQLTCLLTDPSLSAAMKKRYPHLFDKL